A genomic window from Streptomyces sp. 846.5 includes:
- a CDS encoding MBL fold metallo-hydrolase has product MSYHGAVKVGGTPAVRELPQLMITKVAVGPMNNNAYLLRCRATDQQLLIDAAAEAPVLLETVGGSLATVVTTHRHQDHWNALAPVVRATGARTAAGRLDAEGIPVPTDLLLDDGDTLCFGEIDLTVRHLVGHTPGAIVLIYDDPKGHPHLFTGDCLFPGGIGNTWGDTAAFTSLLDGVETKLFAALPDETWVYPGHGDDTTLGTERPNLAEWRTRGW; this is encoded by the coding sequence ATGTCGTACCACGGAGCGGTGAAGGTCGGCGGGACCCCGGCGGTGCGGGAGCTCCCGCAGCTCATGATCACCAAGGTGGCCGTCGGGCCCATGAACAACAACGCGTATCTGCTGCGCTGTCGGGCCACCGACCAGCAGTTGCTGATCGACGCCGCCGCCGAGGCCCCGGTCCTGCTGGAGACCGTCGGCGGCAGCCTCGCCACCGTGGTCACCACCCACCGCCACCAGGACCACTGGAACGCCCTCGCCCCGGTCGTCCGGGCCACCGGCGCCCGCACCGCCGCCGGCCGCCTGGACGCCGAGGGCATCCCTGTCCCCACCGACCTGCTCCTCGACGACGGCGACACCCTGTGCTTCGGCGAGATCGACCTGACCGTCCGCCACCTGGTCGGCCACACCCCGGGCGCGATCGTCCTGATCTACGACGACCCCAAGGGCCACCCCCACCTCTTCACCGGCGACTGCCTCTTCCCCGGCGGCATCGGCAACACCTGGGGCGACACCGCGGCCTTCACCAGCCTCCTCGACGGCGTCGAGACCAAACTCTTCGCCGCCCTCCCCGACGAGACCTGGGTCTACCCCGGCCACGGCGACGACACCACCCTCGGCACCGAACGCCCCAACCTCGCCGAATGGCGCACCCGCGGCTGGTGA
- a CDS encoding STAS domain-containing protein yields the protein MGTRSDISVLLMDGSRTAEIMLTGRVDRRADAMLAEALELLLTDPQVGRIEIDTALVNFCDRGGLTVFIRAQRQAAHYGVPLCIVRAAPLLQHVLKSTGLSQMLTSA from the coding sequence ATGGGCACCCGTTCAGACATATCCGTCCTCCTGATGGACGGTTCCAGGACCGCAGAGATCATGCTCACCGGCCGTGTTGACCGGCGGGCCGACGCGATGCTCGCCGAGGCCCTGGAGCTGCTGCTCACCGATCCACAGGTGGGGCGGATCGAGATCGACACCGCGCTGGTGAACTTCTGCGACCGGGGCGGGCTCACGGTGTTCATCCGGGCGCAGCGCCAGGCCGCCCACTACGGGGTCCCGCTGTGCATCGTCCGGGCGGCGCCGTTGCTGCAGCACGTCCTCAAGTCCACCGGCCTGTCCCAGATGCTCACCTCAGCGTAG
- a CDS encoding HdeD family acid-resistance protein, with protein sequence MSVSSDPYSGPHRDRPAAGTRSGLTIEALANAAWQVLAAAGAASIVLGVFVLVWPHATLAVVGVLFGIYLLVSGVFQIAGAFGGHVPGAMRAVWFVSGAVSIMLGLICFRGAAESILLLGLWIGFGWLLQGVMLTAVALSTEGLPARGWQLFLGVITAIAGIVLIVSPFHSLTVLTVVSGIWLLVLGVTGIVHAFQLRSLARPQRVG encoded by the coding sequence ATGAGCGTCTCCTCCGATCCCTACTCCGGTCCGCACCGTGACCGCCCCGCCGCGGGCACCCGCTCGGGGCTCACGATCGAGGCCCTCGCCAATGCCGCCTGGCAGGTGCTCGCGGCCGCCGGTGCGGCCTCGATCGTCCTGGGCGTGTTCGTCCTGGTCTGGCCGCACGCGACCCTCGCCGTCGTCGGCGTCCTCTTCGGGATCTACCTGCTGGTCAGTGGTGTCTTCCAGATCGCCGGAGCGTTCGGCGGCCATGTGCCGGGGGCGATGCGCGCCGTCTGGTTCGTCAGCGGCGCGGTGTCCATCATGCTGGGGCTGATCTGCTTCCGCGGGGCCGCCGAGTCCATCCTGCTGCTCGGTCTGTGGATCGGCTTCGGCTGGCTGCTCCAGGGCGTGATGCTGACCGCTGTCGCCCTCTCCACAGAGGGGCTGCCGGCCCGCGGCTGGCAGCTGTTCCTCGGCGTGATCACCGCGATCGCGGGCATCGTGCTGATCGTCTCGCCGTTCCACTCACTCACGGTGCTCACCGTGGTGTCCGGGATCTGGCTGCTGGTGCTGGGCGTGACCGGCATCGTCCACGCTTTCCAGCTGCGCTCGCTCGCCAGGCCGCAGCGAGTCGGGTGA
- a CDS encoding cold-shock protein, producing the protein MATGTVKWFNAEKGFGFIEQDGGGADVFAHYSNINAQGFRELLEGQKVEFDVTQGQKGPQAENIRPL; encoded by the coding sequence ATGGCCACCGGTACCGTCAAGTGGTTCAACGCAGAAAAGGGCTTCGGCTTCATCGAGCAGGACGGCGGCGGCGCCGACGTCTTCGCCCACTACTCGAACATCAACGCCCAGGGCTTCCGCGAGCTCCTCGAGGGCCAGAAGGTCGAGTTCGACGTCACGCAGGGCCAGAAGGGCCCGCAGGCCGAGAACATCCGCCCGCTGTAA
- a CDS encoding cold-shock protein — MATGTVKWFNAEKGFGFIEQDGGGADVFAHYSNINAQGFRELLEGQKVEFDVTQGQKGPQAENIRTI; from the coding sequence ATGGCCACCGGTACCGTGAAGTGGTTCAACGCCGAAAAGGGTTTCGGCTTCATTGAGCAGGACGGCGGCGGCGCCGACGTCTTCGCCCACTACTCGAACATCAACGCGCAGGGCTTCCGCGAGCTCCTTGAGGGCCAGAAGGTCGAGTTCGACGTCACGCAGGGCCAGAAGGGCCCGCAGGCCGAGAACATCCGCACGATCTGA
- a CDS encoding MFS transporter, giving the protein MPLALLALAIGAFGIGTTEFVVMGLLPQIGDSFGVTVPTAGLLVTGYALGVVAGAPPMTVLGTRIPRKRMLMLLMGLFVVGNTVSALAPSFGMMLAGRIIASLAHGAFFGIGSVVAADLVAPQKKAGAIALMFTGLTVANVVGVPLGTLVGQHLGWRATFLFIAGLGVVGLFGVARLIPEQSRSGDVRLRDELAVLRNPQVLLAMAMTVLGFGGVFAAITYLAPMMTGVAGFADGSVTWLLALFGLGMVVGNLVGGRYADRSLMRMLYVTLGALAAVLALFTVTAHDKVGAAVTVFLIGALGFATVPPLQKRVLDQAAGAPTLASALNIGAFNLGNALAAWAGGLVISAGLGYTAPNWVGAAFAMAALGLAVLSSALERRTARTTVEAVVPAADEPDRLFA; this is encoded by the coding sequence ATGCCGCTCGCACTCCTCGCCCTGGCCATCGGGGCCTTCGGCATCGGCACCACCGAGTTTGTGGTCATGGGGCTGCTGCCGCAGATCGGCGACTCCTTCGGGGTCACCGTTCCCACCGCCGGCCTGCTTGTCACCGGCTATGCGCTGGGCGTGGTGGCCGGTGCGCCGCCGATGACCGTGCTCGGCACCCGGATACCGCGCAAGCGGATGCTGATGCTGCTGATGGGGCTGTTCGTCGTCGGCAACACCGTCTCCGCGCTGGCTCCCTCCTTCGGGATGATGCTGGCCGGACGGATCATCGCCTCGCTGGCCCACGGAGCCTTCTTCGGCATCGGCTCGGTGGTCGCCGCCGACCTGGTGGCGCCGCAGAAGAAGGCCGGGGCCATCGCGCTGATGTTCACCGGGCTGACCGTCGCCAATGTGGTCGGAGTGCCGCTGGGCACCCTGGTCGGGCAGCACCTCGGCTGGCGCGCCACCTTCCTGTTCATCGCCGGCCTCGGCGTGGTGGGCCTGTTCGGGGTCGCCCGGCTGATCCCGGAGCAGTCCCGCTCCGGGGACGTGCGGCTGCGGGACGAGCTGGCCGTCCTGCGCAATCCTCAGGTGCTGCTGGCGATGGCGATGACCGTGCTGGGCTTCGGCGGGGTGTTCGCCGCGATCACCTATCTGGCGCCGATGATGACCGGGGTGGCCGGCTTCGCCGACGGCTCGGTGACCTGGCTGCTGGCCCTGTTCGGGCTGGGCATGGTGGTCGGCAACCTGGTCGGCGGCCGTTACGCGGACCGCTCGCTGATGCGCATGCTCTACGTCACCCTCGGCGCGCTGGCCGCCGTGCTGGCTCTGTTCACGGTGACCGCGCACGACAAGGTCGGGGCCGCGGTCACCGTGTTCCTGATCGGCGCCCTGGGCTTCGCGACCGTGCCGCCGCTGCAGAAGCGGGTGCTGGACCAGGCAGCGGGGGCGCCCACGCTGGCCTCGGCCCTCAACATCGGCGCCTTCAACCTCGGCAACGCCCTGGCCGCCTGGGCGGGCGGCCTGGTGATCTCGGCGGGCCTCGGCTACACCGCGCCCAACTGGGTCGGCGCCGCGTTCGCGATGGCCGCCCTGGGGCTGGCCGTCCTCTCGTCCGCGCTGGAGCGCAGGACCGCGCGTACGACGGTGGAGGCGGTCGTCCCGGCGGCTGACGAGCCCGACCGGCTGTTCGCCTAG
- a CDS encoding MarR family transcriptional regulator, giving the protein MTATDPDLTALAQGWCALSLLHGRIESHLEQALQAGHDLSVREYSLLDVLSRQHNGTGGHLRMSQVAEAVVLSQSATTRLVSRLEDRGLLSRYLCPTDRRGIYTDVTEAGLALLEQARPTNERTLREALDAAAQNPELAPLVRAVSSLHAVHA; this is encoded by the coding sequence ATGACCGCCACGGACCCAGACCTCACAGCGCTCGCCCAGGGCTGGTGCGCCCTCTCGCTGCTGCACGGACGGATCGAGTCGCACCTCGAGCAGGCCCTGCAGGCCGGGCACGACCTCAGCGTGCGGGAGTACTCGCTGTTGGACGTACTGAGCCGGCAGCACAACGGCACCGGCGGCCACCTGCGGATGTCCCAGGTCGCCGAGGCGGTCGTGCTCAGCCAGAGCGCGACGACCCGGCTGGTCTCCCGGCTGGAGGACCGCGGCCTGCTGTCCCGCTACCTCTGCCCGACCGATCGGCGCGGCATCTACACCGATGTCACCGAAGCCGGACTGGCACTGCTGGAGCAGGCGCGCCCCACCAATGAGCGCACCCTGCGCGAGGCCCTGGACGCCGCGGCGCAGAACCCCGAGCTGGCGCCGCTGGTGCGCGCCGTCAGCTCACTGCACGCCGTGCACGCCTAG
- a CDS encoding AAA family ATPase yields the protein MAEQKHAGSGVLLERDAELDAARGALDSLAARAVPARPGERLLVYTGAAGLGKTSLLAAVREEAGARGLLVLAARGGEQEQLSAFHVVRALLKPFLAGLGEEEQRDLLGGWNDIVGPAIGLAQEDDGPAFAPPDPQGVRDGLDWVVTNLAVSRGPLVLVVDDAHWADAESLSWLAAFASRVDGLPVLLVTAYRPDELPDSPASFRTMAGANGAVPLGLTALTPDAVAALVRRMFGSPPARVEDAFCREVWAVTGGNPFETVELLAKAQERELAAVEESCPLLREVAAATKGSGLVARLERLGASSVRLAWAVSVLGIHTPLELAAATASLTPSDAAEAADRLRAARILTGHQILEFIHPLVATSVYRGIPDDLRTAMHGRAGWVVLGAGKGPITAARHWLELPPQGDTAVVDQLRSAARAFMQAGAPETAQRCLARALREPPSPAQRAEVLFELGCSTLLYDPAQTVGHLRAALEQPQLPDQLHEGITVRLAQSLAHSNSLLEASQTTAEAAALAVSDQTRLRLLVWNFMWCAFDADEEGSAARSERLADLALLLERGEQSIGTAERYVFGLRAWDAVVRGEPVATAVHYADLAQEQGLSWTDQEWAFEVPTLASLVYMFADLPERAEELFAKGIAEYEEAGWRGAHLAFGHTILGYIRYRCGSLADAERSAREGLAIANRVGGEGVPVHWYAVGTLAAVLMARGKLEEARQLAERYHFHAPYSAAVVFPDSQTVRGGMLIALGDAEGAVAELTAAGERFDRREMGNPGWCGWQRALAQAHGLLGHLELARSLAEDQLVRAERFGTDSAVGTALRAAAEFAEGNEARIDLLRRSVDRFERCSAPYEHTRAVVDLATALLDEGRTKDAVEQFRAALKLAEDCAADELAEYARRALGEA from the coding sequence GTGGCGGAGCAGAAGCATGCAGGTAGTGGCGTACTGCTGGAACGTGACGCCGAACTCGACGCAGCCCGCGGCGCGCTGGACAGTCTGGCGGCCCGGGCGGTCCCCGCACGGCCCGGTGAGCGGCTGCTCGTCTACACGGGTGCCGCCGGTCTGGGCAAGACCAGCCTGCTCGCCGCGGTGCGCGAGGAGGCGGGGGCCCGGGGGCTGCTGGTCCTGGCAGCCCGCGGCGGTGAGCAGGAACAGCTCTCCGCCTTCCATGTGGTCCGGGCCCTGCTGAAGCCGTTCCTCGCCGGTCTCGGCGAGGAGGAGCAGCGCGATCTGCTCGGCGGCTGGAACGACATCGTCGGCCCGGCGATCGGCCTGGCCCAGGAGGACGACGGACCGGCCTTCGCGCCGCCCGACCCGCAGGGCGTCCGGGACGGCCTCGACTGGGTGGTCACCAACCTCGCCGTCTCCCGGGGGCCGCTGGTCCTGGTGGTGGACGACGCGCACTGGGCCGACGCGGAGTCGCTGAGCTGGCTGGCCGCCTTCGCCAGCCGGGTCGACGGACTGCCGGTGCTGCTGGTCACCGCCTACCGCCCGGACGAACTCCCGGACAGCCCGGCGTCCTTCCGCACCATGGCCGGGGCCAACGGCGCCGTTCCGCTGGGCCTCACCGCGCTCACCCCCGACGCGGTGGCGGCCCTGGTGCGCAGGATGTTCGGCAGCCCGCCGGCCCGGGTCGAGGACGCCTTCTGCCGCGAGGTCTGGGCGGTGACCGGCGGAAACCCCTTCGAGACGGTGGAACTGCTGGCCAAGGCCCAGGAACGCGAGCTGGCCGCGGTCGAGGAGTCCTGCCCGCTGCTGCGCGAGGTGGCCGCGGCCACCAAGGGCAGCGGTCTGGTCGCCCGGCTGGAGCGGCTCGGGGCGTCCTCGGTGCGGCTGGCCTGGGCGGTGTCCGTGCTGGGCATCCACACCCCGCTGGAACTCGCCGCCGCGACCGCCTCGCTCACCCCGTCCGACGCCGCCGAGGCGGCCGACCGGCTGCGCGCGGCCCGCATCCTGACCGGTCATCAGATCCTGGAGTTCATCCATCCGCTGGTCGCCACCTCGGTCTACCGGGGCATCCCGGACGACCTGCGCACCGCCATGCACGGCCGGGCCGGCTGGGTGGTCCTCGGCGCGGGGAAGGGCCCGATCACCGCGGCCCGGCACTGGCTGGAGCTGCCGCCGCAGGGCGACACCGCCGTGGTGGATCAACTGCGTTCCGCCGCACGGGCGTTCATGCAGGCCGGGGCGCCCGAGACGGCGCAGCGCTGCCTGGCCAGGGCGCTGCGCGAGCCCCCGTCGCCGGCCCAGCGGGCCGAGGTGCTGTTCGAACTGGGCTGCTCCACCCTGCTCTACGACCCGGCGCAGACCGTCGGCCATCTGCGGGCCGCGCTGGAGCAGCCGCAGCTCCCGGACCAGCTGCACGAGGGCATCACGGTCCGGCTCGCCCAGTCGCTCGCGCACAGCAACTCCCTGCTGGAGGCGTCGCAGACCACCGCCGAGGCGGCCGCGCTGGCGGTCTCCGACCAGACCCGGCTGCGGTTGCTGGTCTGGAACTTCATGTGGTGCGCCTTCGACGCGGACGAGGAGGGCTCGGCGGCCCGCTCCGAACGCCTCGCCGACCTGGCGCTGCTGCTGGAACGCGGCGAGCAGAGCATCGGCACCGCGGAGCGCTATGTCTTCGGGCTGCGGGCCTGGGACGCCGTGGTCCGCGGCGAGCCGGTGGCCACCGCGGTCCACTACGCCGACCTGGCCCAGGAGCAGGGCCTGAGCTGGACCGACCAGGAGTGGGCCTTCGAGGTGCCGACCCTGGCCTCGCTGGTCTACATGTTCGCCGACCTCCCCGAGCGCGCCGAGGAGCTGTTCGCCAAGGGCATCGCCGAGTACGAGGAGGCCGGCTGGCGCGGCGCCCACCTCGCCTTCGGGCACACCATCCTCGGCTACATCCGCTATCGCTGCGGCAGCCTGGCCGATGCCGAGCGCAGCGCCCGCGAGGGCCTGGCCATCGCCAACCGCGTCGGCGGCGAGGGCGTGCCGGTGCACTGGTACGCGGTGGGGACGCTGGCCGCGGTGCTGATGGCGCGCGGCAAGCTGGAGGAGGCCCGGCAGCTCGCCGAGCGCTACCACTTCCACGCCCCCTACTCGGCGGCCGTGGTGTTCCCCGACTCGCAGACGGTCCGCGGTGGAATGCTGATCGCGCTCGGCGACGCCGAGGGCGCGGTGGCCGAACTGACCGCCGCCGGCGAGCGGTTCGACCGTCGGGAGATGGGCAACCCGGGCTGGTGCGGCTGGCAGCGCGCGCTGGCCCAGGCCCACGGCCTGCTCGGCCACCTGGAGCTGGCCCGCTCCCTGGCCGAGGACCAGCTGGTCCGGGCGGAACGATTCGGCACCGACTCCGCCGTCGGCACGGCGCTGCGCGCGGCGGCCGAGTTCGCCGAGGGGAACGAGGCCAGGATCGACCTGCTGCGCAGGTCCGTAGACCGGTTCGAACGCTGCTCCGCCCCGTACGAGCACACCCGGGCGGTGGTGGACCTGGCGACGGCGCTGCTCGACGAGGGCCGTACCAAGGACGCGGTGGAGCAGTTCCGTGCCGCGCTGAAGCTGGCCGAGGACTGCGCCGCCGACGAACTCGCCGAGTACGCCCGCCGCGCGCTGGGCGAGGCCTAG
- a CDS encoding TerC family protein translates to MDVSMAMWATTIGVLVALIAADFFIGGRKPHDVSLKEAGIWTAVWVLLAIGFGGFLWWHSGSAPAGQFFAGYITEKSLSVDNLFVFILIMAKFAVPSIYQQRVLMVGVLIALVLRAAFIAAGAAIIASFSWVFFIFGAFLIWTAWKLVKEARADEAEEEFEENRLLKAVEQRFPATDRYHGTKLLVVQNGKRLITPMLIVMLAIGTTDVLFAMDSIPAIFGLTQDPYIVFTANAFALMGLRQLYFLIGGLLKKLVHLSYGLSVILGFIGVKLLLHALHEAGAHWAPEIGIPFSLGFIVVVLAVTTFTSLAASRKEEREQSEQRERELQKQ, encoded by the coding sequence ATGGACGTTTCCATGGCCATGTGGGCCACCACCATCGGGGTGCTCGTCGCCCTGATCGCCGCCGATTTCTTCATCGGCGGCCGCAAACCGCACGACGTCTCGCTCAAGGAGGCGGGGATCTGGACGGCCGTCTGGGTCCTGCTGGCCATCGGCTTCGGCGGCTTCCTCTGGTGGCACTCCGGCTCGGCCCCGGCCGGACAGTTCTTCGCCGGGTACATCACCGAGAAGTCGCTCAGCGTCGACAACCTGTTCGTCTTCATCCTGATCATGGCGAAGTTCGCCGTGCCCAGCATCTACCAGCAGCGTGTGCTGATGGTCGGTGTGCTGATCGCCCTGGTGCTGCGGGCGGCCTTCATCGCCGCCGGCGCCGCGATCATCGCCAGTTTCTCCTGGGTCTTCTTCATCTTCGGGGCCTTCCTGATCTGGACCGCCTGGAAGCTCGTCAAGGAGGCCAGGGCCGACGAAGCGGAGGAGGAGTTCGAGGAGAACCGACTCCTCAAGGCCGTCGAGCAGCGCTTCCCGGCGACCGACCGCTACCACGGCACCAAGCTCCTGGTGGTGCAGAACGGCAAGCGGCTGATCACGCCGATGCTGATCGTGATGCTGGCCATCGGCACCACCGACGTCCTGTTCGCGATGGACTCCATCCCCGCCATCTTCGGGCTCACCCAGGACCCGTACATCGTCTTCACCGCCAACGCCTTCGCGCTGATGGGCCTGCGCCAGCTCTACTTCCTGATCGGCGGTCTGCTGAAGAAGCTGGTCCACCTCTCCTACGGGCTCTCGGTGATCCTCGGCTTCATCGGTGTGAAGCTGCTGCTGCACGCCCTGCACGAGGCCGGCGCGCACTGGGCCCCGGAGATCGGCATCCCGTTCTCGCTCGGCTTCATCGTGGTGGTCCTGGCGGTGACCACCTTCACCAGCCTGGCCGCCTCCCGCAAGGAGGAGCGGGAGCAGTCGGAGCAACGGGAGCGGGAACTGCAGAAGCAGTGA
- a CDS encoding TerD family protein, whose amino-acid sequence MSVSLNKGQSVSLEKAGGGTLTVVRMGLGWQAAPRKGLFGRRARQIDLDASAVLFADHQLADVVFFQHLVSNDGSVRHTGDNLTGGAGGEDDESILVDLSRVPEHVNQIVFTVNSYTGQTFQEVENAHCRLVDESTGQELARYSLTGGGAHTGQVMAKVQRNSNGGWQMSAIGAPARGRTFQDMLPAIAPYL is encoded by the coding sequence ATGTCAGTGAGTCTGAACAAGGGTCAGAGCGTCAGCCTGGAGAAGGCCGGCGGGGGCACGCTCACAGTGGTGCGGATGGGTCTGGGCTGGCAGGCCGCTCCGCGCAAGGGGCTGTTCGGTCGGCGCGCGCGGCAGATCGACCTGGACGCGTCGGCGGTGCTCTTCGCCGACCACCAACTCGCCGACGTGGTCTTCTTCCAGCACCTGGTGAGCAATGACGGCTCGGTGCGGCACACCGGTGACAACCTCACCGGTGGCGCCGGCGGCGAGGACGACGAGTCGATCCTGGTGGACCTCTCCCGGGTCCCCGAGCATGTCAACCAGATCGTGTTCACCGTGAACTCCTACACCGGCCAGACCTTCCAGGAGGTCGAGAACGCGCACTGCCGCCTGGTCGACGAGAGCACTGGGCAGGAGCTGGCCCGCTACAGCCTCACCGGCGGCGGCGCGCACACCGGCCAGGTGATGGCCAAGGTCCAGCGGAACAGCAACGGCGGCTGGCAGATGTCGGCCATCGGCGCCCCGGCCCGCGGGCGCACCTTCCAGGACATGCTCCCGGCCATCGCACCCTACCTCTGA
- the uvrB gene encoding excinuclease ABC subunit UvrB — protein MRPITDLERTVAPFEVVSPYQPSGDQPTAIAELERRIRAGEKDVVLLGATGTGKSATTAWMVEKLQRPTLVMAPNKTLAAQLANEFRELFPNNAVEYFVSYYDYYQPEAYIAQTDTYIEKDSSINEEVERLRHSTTNSLLTRRDVIVVASVSCIYGLGTPQEYVDRMVRLKVGQEFDRDALLRRFVDIQYTRNDVAFTRGTFRVRGDTIEIFPVYEELAVRIEMFGDEIEALTTLHPLTGEVISEDQELYVFPASHYVAGPERMERAIAGIEAELEQTLATMDKQGKLLEAQRLRMRTTYDIEMMRQIGTCAGIENYSRHIDGRSAGTAPNTLLDFFPEDFLLVIDESHVTVPQIGAMYEGDASRKRALVEHGFRLPSAMDNRPLKWEEFLERIGQTVYLSATPGKFELARGDGQVDQIIRPTGLIDPEVVVKPTEGQIDDLIHEIRLRTEKDERILVTTLTKKMSEDLTDYMLDLDIRVRYLHSDIDTLRRVELLRELRAGEYDVLVGINLLREGLDLPEVSLVAILDADKEGFLRSGTSLIQTIGRAARNVSGQVHMYADRITPAMEKAIEETNRRREIQQAYNTEHGIDPQPLRKKIGDILDSIAREDIDTGELLSTGYRQPGGVKGGRGAKAPVPALGAAGKRGAADAKGLPAAELADLIAELTDRMHTAAAELQFEVAARLRDEVNELKKELRQMREAGMA, from the coding sequence GTGAGACCCATCACCGATCTAGAGCGAACAGTGGCGCCCTTCGAGGTCGTCAGCCCCTACCAGCCCAGCGGCGACCAGCCCACCGCGATCGCCGAGCTGGAACGCCGTATCCGCGCAGGTGAGAAGGATGTCGTCCTGCTCGGCGCGACCGGCACCGGCAAGTCCGCCACCACCGCCTGGATGGTCGAGAAGCTCCAGCGGCCGACGCTGGTGATGGCGCCCAACAAGACGCTGGCCGCGCAGCTCGCCAACGAGTTCCGCGAGCTGTTCCCCAACAACGCCGTCGAGTACTTCGTCTCGTACTACGACTACTACCAGCCCGAGGCGTACATCGCGCAGACGGACACCTACATCGAGAAGGACTCCTCCATCAACGAGGAGGTGGAGCGGCTGCGGCACTCCACCACCAACTCGCTGCTGACCCGTCGGGACGTGATCGTGGTCGCCTCGGTGTCCTGCATCTACGGCCTCGGCACGCCGCAGGAGTACGTCGACCGGATGGTCCGGCTCAAGGTCGGCCAGGAGTTCGACCGGGACGCCCTGCTCCGCCGCTTCGTCGACATCCAGTACACCCGCAACGACGTCGCCTTCACCCGCGGCACCTTCCGGGTCCGCGGCGACACCATCGAGATCTTCCCCGTGTACGAGGAGCTCGCGGTCCGGATCGAGATGTTCGGCGACGAGATCGAGGCGCTGACCACGCTGCACCCGCTCACCGGCGAGGTCATCAGCGAGGACCAGGAGCTCTACGTCTTCCCGGCCTCGCACTACGTCGCCGGACCGGAGCGGATGGAGCGCGCCATCGCCGGGATCGAGGCGGAGCTGGAGCAGACCCTGGCCACCATGGACAAGCAGGGCAAGCTGCTGGAGGCCCAGCGGCTGCGGATGCGCACCACCTACGACATCGAGATGATGCGTCAGATCGGCACCTGCGCGGGCATCGAGAACTACTCCCGCCACATCGACGGCCGCTCGGCCGGGACCGCGCCCAACACCCTGCTGGACTTCTTCCCGGAGGACTTCCTCCTGGTCATCGACGAGTCCCATGTCACCGTCCCGCAGATCGGCGCGATGTACGAGGGCGACGCCTCGCGCAAGCGCGCCCTGGTCGAGCACGGCTTCCGGCTGCCCTCCGCGATGGACAACCGCCCGCTGAAGTGGGAGGAGTTCCTGGAGCGGATCGGCCAGACCGTCTACCTCTCGGCGACGCCCGGCAAGTTCGAGCTGGCCCGTGGCGACGGCCAGGTGGACCAGATCATCCGTCCCACCGGCCTGATCGACCCGGAGGTCGTGGTCAAGCCCACCGAGGGTCAGATCGACGACCTGATCCATGAGATCCGGCTGCGGACCGAGAAGGACGAACGGATCCTGGTCACCACCCTCACCAAGAAGATGTCCGAGGACCTCACCGACTACATGCTCGACCTGGACATCCGGGTCCGGTACCTGCACAGCGACATCGACACCCTGCGCCGGGTGGAACTGCTGCGCGAGCTGCGGGCCGGCGAGTACGACGTCCTGGTCGGCATCAACCTGCTGCGCGAGGGCCTGGACCTGCCCGAGGTCTCGCTGGTGGCGATCCTGGACGCGGACAAGGAGGGCTTCCTGCGCTCCGGCACCTCGCTGATCCAGACCATCGGCCGTGCCGCCCGTAACGTCTCGGGCCAGGTCCACATGTACGCGGACCGGATCACCCCGGCGATGGAGAAGGCCATCGAGGAGACCAACCGCCGTCGCGAGATCCAGCAGGCGTACAACACCGAGCACGGCATCGACCCGCAGCCGCTGCGCAAGAAGATCGGCGACATCCTCGACTCCATCGCCCGCGAGGACATCGACACCGGCGAGCTGCTGAGCACGGGCTACCGGCAGCCGGGCGGGGTGAAGGGCGGCAGGGGCGCCAAGGCACCGGTCCCGGCGCTGGGCGCGGCCGGCAAGCGCGGCGCCGCCGACGCCAAGGGACTGCCTGCGGCCGAGCTCGCCGACCTCATCGCCGAGCTGACCGACCGTATGCACACGGCCGCCGCCGAGCTGCAGTTCGAGGTGGCCGCCAGGCTGCGGGACGAAGTCAACGAGCTCAAGAAGGAGCTGCGTCAGATGCGTGAGGCCGGAATGGCGTGA